A single genomic interval of Arachis duranensis cultivar V14167 chromosome 7, aradu.V14167.gnm2.J7QH, whole genome shotgun sequence harbors:
- the LOC107459668 gene encoding novel plant SNARE 12-like — protein MSNQELINAGIKQMDETDQAIERYILVVHQTIEVGTQTATTLKGQTEQMGRIVNELDSIQFSIKKALKLVKEIGRQVATDKCIMLLLVLIVCGVIAIIVVKEC, from the exons ATGTCTAATCAAGAACTTATCAATGCTGGGATAAAGCAAATGGATGAAACTGATCAGGCTATTGAAAGATATATACTG GTTGTTCATCAAACAATCGAAGTAGGCACCCAAACTGCTACTACCTTGAAGGGCCAA ACTGAACAAATGGGTCGGATTGTTAATGAGcttgattcaattcaattttcaattaagaagGCCTTGAAGCTTGTGAAGGAGATTGGCAGACAg GTAGCTACTGATAAGTGCATCATGCTTCTTCTGGTGCTTATTGTCTGTGGTGTCATTGCCATTATTGTTGTGAAG GAATGCTAA
- the LOC107459795 gene encoding zinc finger BED domain-containing protein RICESLEEPER 1, with translation MEISNDSGIKKPKRLTSVVWNHFERVRKADVCYAVCVHCNKKLSGSSNSGTTHLRNHLIRCLKRSNFDVSQLLAAKRRKKDTAVSVANLSYDEGQAKEEYIKPTIIKFEPEHKKDEIINFGGRKFDQEKSRLDLAHMIILHGYPLNMVEHVGFKVFVKNLQPLFEFMPNSGIEVSCMEIYMKEKQKVYNMINKSHGRINLSIEMWSSVESCSYLCIAAHYIDEGWTLQKKILNFVTLDPSHTEDLLPEVIIKCLNEWDIDCKLFALTLDDFSIDGDITLRIKQQISEKRSFINTRQLLDIRSAGHLLSSMVQDATEALHEVIEKIRDSIRYIRSSQVVQGKFNEIAQQAGINSQKALFLDFPAQWKSTYLMLETAVEYKTVFALFQEQDSSYSSAISDEEWEWATSVTGYLKLIVEITNVFSGNRFPTANIYFPEICDIHIQLIDWCRSSDNFISSLAMKMKGRFDKYWGKCSTALAVAAILDPRFKMKLVEYYYSQIYGSTALDRIKEVSGVIKELFNAYSICSTMVDQGSTLPGISLPSSSYDARDRLKGFDKFLHETSQSQSMASDLDKYLEEPIFPRNSDFNILNWWRVHMPRYPILSMMARDILGTPMSTMAPELAFGIGGRVLDPARAALNPDTRQALICTHDWLQNESGDLNQSSSHFALPLLIDSN, from the exons ATGGAAATATCAAATGATTCAGGCATAAAGAAACCGAAAAGGCTGACATCTGTTGTGTGGAATCACTTTGAAAGGGTTAGGAAGGCTGATGTCTGCTATGCTGTTTGTGTGCATTGTAACAAGAAACTCAGTGGATCAAGTAACAGTGGAACAACTCATTTGAGGAACCACTTGATTCGATGTCTGAAAAGGTCCAACTTCGATGTCTCTCAGCTACTTGCAgcaaagagaaggaaaaaagaTACTGCTGTTAGTGTTGCAAATCTTAGTTATGATGAAGGTCAGGCGAAAGAAGAATACATAAAGCCAACAATCATTAAGTTTGAACCGGAACACAAGAAAGATGAAATCATCAACTTTGGTGGTCGAAAATTTGATCAGGAGAAGAGTCGACTTGATCTTGCCCACATGATTATATTACATGGATACCCATTGAACATGGTGGAACACGTAGGATTCAAGGTCTTTGTGAAGAACCTTCAGCCACTCTTTGAGTTTATGCCAAATAGTGGTATAGAGGTTTCTTGTATGGAAATCTACATGAAGGAGAAACAGAAAGTGTATAACATGATAAACAAATCACATGGCAGGATTAATCTTTCGATTGAAATGTGGTCATCAGTAGAAAGTTGTTCATATTTGTGCATAGCTGCACACTATATTGATGAGGGATGGACGTTACAAAAGAAGATCCTGAACTTTGTCACGCTTGATCCTTCTCATACTGAAGACCTGCTTCCAGAAGTGATCATTAAATGTCTAAATGAATGGGATATTGATTGTAAGCTGTTTGCCTTAACACTGGATGACTTTTCCATTGATGGTGACATTACACTTAGAATCAAACAGCAAATTTCTGAGAAGAGGTCTTTCATAAACACTCGTCAACTACTTGACATACGCTCAGCAGGACATCTCCTAAGTTCCATGGTTCAAGATGCCACAGAGGCACTGCATGAAGTGATTGAAAAGATTCGGGACAGCATCAGATATATTAGAAGTTCGCAAGTAGTACAAGGAAAGTTTAATGAAATTGCTCAACAAGCTGGCATTAACTCTCAGAAGGCCCTGTTTCTGGATTTTCCAGCTCAGTGGAAATCAACATATCTCATGCTTGAAACAGCAGTAGAATACAAGACCGTTTTTGCTCTCTTCCAAGAGCAAGATTCCTCCTATTCATCCGCAATTAGCGATGAAGAATGGGAATGGGCAACTTCAGTTACTGGATATTTGAAACTTATAGTTGAAATTACTAATGTCTTTTCAGGCAACCGGTTTCCTACTGCAAACATATATTTCCCTGAAATTTGTGACATCCATATCCAATTAATTGACTGGTGCAGAAGTTcagataattttattagttctcTTGCAATGAAGATGAAAGGCAGGTTTGATAAGTACTGGGGCAAGTGCAGCACAGCTTTAGCAGTAGCAGCTATATTAGACCCGCGCTTTAAAATGAAGCTGGTGGAATACTACTACTCACAAATATATGGGAGCACTGCTTTGGATCGGATCAAAGAAGTTTCTGGTGTAATCAAAGAACTTTTTAATGCATACTCTATCTGTTCAACTATGGTTGATCAAGGCTCAACCTTGCCTGGCATCAGCTTACCTAGTTCAAGTTATGATGCTAGGGATAGACTCAAAGGTTTTGACAAATTCCTTCATGAGACATCACAGAGTCAGAGCATGGCATCTGACTTAGACAAGTATTTGGAGGAACCAATTTTCCCTCGTAATTCTGATTTTAACATATTGAACTGGTGGAGAGTCCACATGCCAAGGTACCCGATTCTATCGATGATGGCACGTGATATTCTGGGGACTCCAATGTCAACAATGGCACCAGAATTGGCATTTGGCATCGGCGGAAGAGTTCTAGACCCTGCTCGCGCTGCATTGAATCCTGATACACGTCAGGCTCTAATATGCACACACGATTGGCTCCAAAATGAATCAGGAG ATTTAAATCAATCCTCAAGCCATTTTGCTCTACCCCTTCTCATTGATTCAAATTAG